From a region of the Vicinamibacterales bacterium genome:
- a CDS encoding plastocyanin/azurin family copper-binding protein: MKMFSLVCVLALAAAPLAAAQDMKAPAKKAAAATKAGSATGGRTVEITGSETMKYSVTEITAKPGEKLHIVLKALGSMPKIAMAHNFVLLKAGVSGQDVATAAFNARATDFIPPDMKDKILVHTGLVGGGETGEISFTAPAKPGTYTFLCTFPGHFSQGMTGTLTVK; the protein is encoded by the coding sequence ATGAAGATGTTTTCGCTCGTGTGTGTGCTCGCGCTCGCGGCGGCGCCCCTGGCCGCCGCTCAGGATATGAAGGCTCCGGCCAAGAAGGCGGCGGCCGCGACGAAGGCGGGGTCCGCCACCGGCGGCCGGACCGTGGAGATCACCGGCTCCGAGACGATGAAGTATTCGGTGACCGAGATCACCGCCAAGCCTGGCGAGAAACTTCACATCGTGCTGAAGGCGCTCGGCAGCATGCCGAAGATCGCGATGGCCCACAACTTCGTGCTGTTGAAGGCGGGCGTCAGCGGCCAGGATGTCGCCACCGCCGCGTTCAACGCGCGCGCGACCGATTTCATCCCGCCGGACATGAAGGACAAGATCCTCGTGCACACGGGCCTCGTCGGCGGCGGCGAGACGGGCGAGATCAGCTTCACCGCGCCGGCCAAGCCGGGCACCTACACCTTCCTCTGCACGTTCCCTGGGCACTTCTCGCAGGGAATGACGGGGACGCTGACGGTCAAGTAG